The following are from one region of the Nicotiana tabacum cultivar K326 chromosome 3, ASM71507v2, whole genome shotgun sequence genome:
- the LOC107810546 gene encoding uncharacterized protein LOC107810546, which produces MDDCIYKNPSTPIEARVKDLLSRMTLEEKIGQMTQIERTVATPSVIRDLSIGSILSVGGSGPFEDAPSEAWADMVDGYQKAALGSRLGIPLLYGVDAIHGNNNVYGATIFPQNVGLGATRDADLAQKIGVVTALEVRACGINYTFAPCVAVCRDPRWGRCYESYGEDTELVKNMSSIITGLQGKPPPDYPKNYPFLAGRDKIVACAKHFVGDGGTDQGVNEGNTISSFDDLERIHITPYIDCISQGVCTVMASYSRWNGTHLHANHFLLTEVLKGKLGFKGIVITDSEALDRLSHPHGSNYDQCILAAINAGIDMVMVPFRYQLFLDHLRCLVESGKIPMTRIDDAVERILRVKFVAGAFEYPLSDRSLLDTVGCNQHRELAREAVRKSLVLLKNGKDVTKPFLPLERNAKKILVAGKHADDLGFQCGGWTKTWDGMSGRITIGTTILEAIKDAVGGETEVVYEENPSPETFASQDFSYSIVVVGEPPYCESGGDSQDLKIPLGGEELISLVADRVPTLVILISGRPLYIEPSLLEKMDAFVAAWLPGTEGAGITDVVFGDYEFQGKLPMTWFKSVDQLPLHQEQNSYEPLFPFGYGLTSKNKVL; this is translated from the exons ATGGATGATTGCATCTACAAGAACCCATCTACTCCAATCGAGGCAAGAGTCAAAGATTTGCTCTCTCGGATGACACTTGAAGAAAAAATCGGTCAAATGACCCAAATCGAACGCACTGTCGCCACTCCTTCTGTTATCAGAGACCTCTCAATAG GGAGTATACTCAGCGTTGGTGGCAGTGGGCCATTTGAGGATGCCCCATCAGAAGCTTGGGCGGATATGGTTGACGGATACCAAAAGGCTGCATTGGGATCGCGGCTCGGGATTCCGCTTCTTTATGGAGTTGATGCTATTCATGGAAATAACAATGTTTATGGTGCAACTATTTTCCCGCAAAATGTGGGCCTCGGGGCAACCAG AGATGCAGACTTGGCTCAAAAGATTGGGGTAGTAACTGCTCTTGAAGTCAGGGCATGTGGCATTAATTACACTTTTGCTCCATGTGTTGCT GTATGTAGAGATCCCAGATGGGGAAGATGTTATGAGAGTTATGGTGAAGACACTGAACTTGTTAAGAATATGTCCTCAATTATCACAGGATTGCAAGGGAAACCACCCCCTGATTACCCCAAAAACTATCCCTTTTTAGCGGGAAG AGACAAGATTGTTGCATGTGCGAAGCACTTTGTCGGAGATGGGGGTACTGACCAAGGTGTAAATGAGGGAAATACCATATCATCATTTGATGATCTAGAGAGAATACATATCACCCCTTATATTGACTGTATTTCTCAGGGAGTTTGCACAGTCATGGCGTCCTACTCTAGATGGAATGGGACCCACCTGCATGCTAACCACTTTCTTCTTACCGAAGTGTTGAAAGGAAAGCTCGGATTTAAG GGCATTGTTATTACTGATTCCGAAGCACTTGACAGGCTTTCCCATCCTCATGGATCTAACTACGATCAATGTATTTTGGCAGCCATCAATGCAGGGATTGATATG GTGATGGTTCCTTTTCGGTATCAATTGTTTCTCGATCATTTGAGATGCCTTGTGGAATCTGGGAAGATTCCAATGACCAGAATTGATGACGCTGTTGAAAGGATCCTGAGAGTTAAGTTTGTTGCTGGAGCCTTTGAGTATCCTTTGAGTGATCGGTCATTGTTGGACACTGTTGGTTGTAAT CAACATCGGGAACTAGCACGTGAGGCTGTTCGGAAGTCGTTAGTTCTCCTAAAGAATGGAAAGGATGTAACAAAACCATTTCTTCCACTAGAGAGGaatgcaaagaaaattcttgtagCAGGAAAACATGCTGATGACCTTGGATTCCAATGCGGAGGGTGGACTAAAACTTGGGATGGAATGAGTGGCAGAATCACAATTG GTACAACAATTCTGGAAGCTATTAAAGATGCTGTTGGAGGGGAAACAGAAGTGGTATATGAGGAAAATCCATCACCTGAAACTTTTGCGAGTCAAGACTTCTCTTATTCCATCGTAGTTGTTGGTGAACCTCCTTATTGCGAGAGCGGTGGAGATAGCCAAGACCTCAAAATTCCTCTTGGTGGAGAAGAACTAATAAGTTTGGTTGCAGACAGAGTTCCTACATTGGTGATATTGATCTCCGGAAGGCCTTTGTATATAGAGCCTTCACTTCTAGAGAAAATGGACGCCTTCGTCGCTGCTTGGCTACCGGGCACTGAGGGAGCTGGTATCACTGATGTCGTCTTTGGAGATTATGAGTTCCAAGGTAAACTTCCAATGACTTGGTTTAAAAGTGTAGATCAATTGCCTCTGCATCAAGAACAGAACTCCTATGAACCTCTGTTTCCTTTCGGCTACGGGTTAACTAGTAAAAACAAGGTGCTCTAG